One window of the Aquila chrysaetos chrysaetos chromosome 8, bAquChr1.4, whole genome shotgun sequence genome contains the following:
- the ARHGAP27 gene encoding rho GTPase-activating protein 27 isoform X2 yields MEAAVPAEEALVLVEYGFEYRAKDGTLVSIKPNERYVLLKRTNHHWWHVKRSGDTRPFYIPAQYVKELPPIAAPAPLDPPSPPGHAGTDPATLTPRQPPAYEYRFVGAAEMEEPAGGCSVPRRDSVPRRDSPPVLSSFRVSPGLSPHPTEPVRPSHSLDDLARVTLAPRGATSMGSRGHPPGHTRPLGKSRSETLYAPGKDKDTARGWPGSGHAAQARKEPEEPPAPIYLNIQELREEAAATSSAPEEAGSSVSDWETHTDTDSGHLFYYNPVTGETTWDCPFGQAEDGVSPVASPASSLAHSPEFPEWEQYMDEASGQAFFYNSVTGETSWDPPHTGDGGSSQDMYPGVTRYGPMEQRPPTPETDYPDLSPDELEGYPEEDYSPVGSYDQGAALCLSPRRPEELGSPPGWYGHSHPEGAVFCPEHFTSDTVPAGGRHDRASSGSSQDSGLFAWHATVPPVLGLKEEKFKSLEKAGVLNRTKTVDRGKRLRKNWSSSWTVLEGGILTFFKDSKHSAAGALRHPSTLTTPEHTVELRGATLAWAGKDKSSKKHVLELKTREGSEFLIQHDSEQIITAWQKAIADSIGRLGTGLPDEEDAESGAEFGSREKLGGSEEKRAAGQAMGSASGESDSSKVRNKLRKFLQRRPTLQSLRERGYIKDQVFGCSLQALCERERGTVPRFVLQCIQTVERRGLDIDGLYRVSGNLATIQKLRYKVEHDEHLDLDDGRWEDIHVVTGALKLFFRELPEPLVPFSHFDKFIAAIKMQDPTRRGRCVRDLVFSLPPAHHDTMKVLFHHLCRVIEYKEENRMSVQSIAIVFGPTLLRPASEEGNMAMHMVFQNQVVEHILNQYSYIFPDG; encoded by the exons ATGGAGGCGGCAGTGCCGGCGGAGGAGGCATTGGTGCTGGTGGAATACGGCTTCGAGTACCGAGCCAAGGACGGGACCTTGGTCTCCATCAAGCCTAACGAGCGCTACGTCCTGCTGAAACGAACCAACCACCACTGGTGGCACGTCAAGAGGAGCGGGGACACCCGGCCCTTCTACATCCCTGCCCAGTATGTGAAGGAGCTGCCCCCCATtgctgccccggccccgctcgaCCCCCCGTCGCCGCCGGGGCACGCCGGGACGGATCCAGCCACGCTCACCCCCCGGCAGCCACCAGCCTACGAGTATCGGTTCGTCGGCGCCGCCGAGATGGAGGAGCCGGCCGGAGGATGCTCGGTGCCCAGGAGGGACTCGGTGCCCAGGAGGGACTCGCCGCCGGTGCTCAGCTCTTTTCGGGTCTccccggggctgagcccccaCCCCACCGAGCCCGTTCGACCCTCACACTCCCTGGACGACCTGGCACGGGTGACGCTGGCACCGCGCGGTGCCACCTCCATGGGGTCGCGTGGGCACCCCCCGGGACACACTCGCCCGCTCGGCAAGAGCCGCTCCGAGACCCTCTACGCCCCCGGCAAGGACAAGGACACGGCCAGGGGGTGGCCGGGGTCTGGCCACGCAGCTCAG gcacgCAAGGAGCCGGAGGAGCCGCCTGCCCCCATCTACCTCAACATCCAGGAGCTGCGGGAAGAAGCCGCAGCCACCAGCTCGGCCCCGGAGGAGGCCGGCAGCTCCGTGTCGGATTGGGAAACCCACACGGATACGGACAGTggacatttgttttattataacCCGGTGACGGGCGAGACCACGTGGGATTGTCCCTTTGGGCAGGCAGAAGATGGAGTGAGTCCTGTCGCCTCTCCCGCCTCCTCGCTTGCCCACAGCCCGGAGTTTCCCGAGTGGGAACAGTACATGGACGAAGCCAGCGGACAGGCTTTTTTCTATAATTCGGTAACAGGTGAGACGTCGTGGGACCCTCCCCACACGGGAGACGGAGGCAGCTCCCAGGATATGTACCCTGGGGTGACGCGGTACGGTCCCATGGAGCAGAGG CCTCCCACTCCAGAAACGGACTATCCCGACCTGTCTCCAGATGAGCTGGAGGGTTATCCTGAGGAGGACTACTCACCCGTGGGCTCCTATGATCAGGGGGCCGCTCTCTGTCTGTCCCCGAGGCGCCCCGAGGAGCTGGGCTCGCCCCCGGGCTGGTACGGGCACAGCCACCCCGAGGGAGCCGTGTTCTGCCCCGAGCACTTCACTTCTGACACG gtgCCGGCGGGTGGCCGCCATGACCGGGCCAGCAGTGGCTCCAGCCAGGACAGTGGGCTCTTTGCCTGGCACGCCACAGTGCCGCCGGTGCTGGGGCTCAAGGAGGAGAAG TTTAAAAGCCTCGAAAAAGCCGGGGTGCTCAACCGGACCAAGACAGTGGACAGAGGGAAGCGGCTCCG gaaGAACTGGAGCTCCTCCTGGACGGTGCTGGAGGGGGGGATCCTCACCTTCTTCAAGGACTCCAAGCACTCGGCTGCTGGTGCCTTG CggcaccccagcaccctgacCACCCCCGAGCACACGGTGGAGCTGCGTGGGGCCACCCTCGCCTGGGCCGGCAAGGACAAGTCCAGCAAGAAGCACGTCCTGGAG CTGAAGACACGGGAGGGCTCAGAATTCCTCATCCAGCACGACTCGGAGCAGATCATCACCGCCTGGCAGAAGGCGATCGCTGACAGCATCGGCAGGCTG GGCACCGGCCTCCCCGACGAGGAGGATGCCGAAAGCGGGGCTGAATTCGGCTCCCGGGAGAAGCTGGGGGGAAGCGAGGAGAAGAGGGCAG CCGGGCAGGCGATGGGCAGTGCCAGCGGCGAGAGCGACTCCAGCAAAGTCCGGAACAAACTCCGCAagttcctgcagaggcggcCGACGCTGCAGTCCCTGCGCGAGAGGGGCTACATCAAAG ATCAGGTTTTCGGCTGCTCCCTGCAAGCGCTGTGCGAGCGGGAGCGGGGGACGGTGCCCCGCTTTGTCCTGCAGTGCATCCAGACCGTGGAGAGGAGAG GTCTGGACATCGATGGGCTGTACCGGGTCAGCGGCAACCTGGCCACCATCCAGAAACTGCGCTACAAAGTGGAGCACG ACGAGCACCTGGACCTGGATGATGGGCGCTGGGAGGACATCCACGTTGTCACCGGGGCGCTGAAGCTCTTCTTCCGGGAGCTGCCGGAGCCACTCGTCCCCTTCAGTCACTTCGACAAGTTCATCGCTGCCATCA AGATGCAGGACCCGACCAGGCGGGGCCGGTGCGTCCGTGACCTGGTGTtctccctcccgcccgcccaCCACGACACCATGAAGGTCCTCTTCCACCACCTCTGCAG GGTTATCGAGTACAAGGAGGAGAACCGCATGTCGGTGCAGAGCATCGCCATCGTCTTCGGCCCCACGTTGCTGCGGCCGGCGAGCGAGGAGGGGAACATGGCCATGCACATGGTCTTCCAGAACCAGGTGGTGGAGCACATCCTCAACCAGTACAGCTACATCTTCCCCGACGGCTAA
- the ARHGAP27 gene encoding rho GTPase-activating protein 27 isoform X3 gives MGDRVSGALQRSCSRVSQLLHLGKARKEPEEPPAPIYLNIQELREEAAATSSAPEEAGSSVSDWETHTDTDSGHLFYYNPVTGETTWDCPFGQAEDGVSPVASPASSLAHSPEFPEWEQYMDEASGQAFFYNSVTGETSWDPPHTGDGGSSQDMYPGVTRYGPMEQRPPTPETDYPDLSPDELEGYPEEDYSPVGSYDQGAALCLSPRRPEELGSPPGWYGHSHPEGAVFCPEHFTSDTVPAGGRHDRASSGSSQDSGLFAWHATVPPVLGLKEEKFKSLEKAGVLNRTKTVDRGKRLRKNWSSSWTVLEGGILTFFKDSKHSAAGALRHPSTLTTPEHTVELRGATLAWAGKDKSSKKHVLELKTREGSEFLIQHDSEQIITAWQKAIADSIGRLGTGLPDEEDAESGAEFGSREKLGGSEEKRAAAGQAMGSASGESDSSKVRNKLRKFLQRRPTLQSLRERGYIKDQVFGCSLQALCERERGTVPRFVLQCIQTVERRGLDIDGLYRVSGNLATIQKLRYKVEHDEHLDLDDGRWEDIHVVTGALKLFFRELPEPLVPFSHFDKFIAAIKMQDPTRRGRCVRDLVFSLPPAHHDTMKVLFHHLCRVIEYKEENRMSVQSIAIVFGPTLLRPASEEGNMAMHMVFQNQVVEHILNQYSYIFPDG, from the exons ATGGGTGACCGGGTGTCGGGTGCTCTGCAGCGGTCCTGCAGCAGGGTTTCGCAGCTGCTGCATTTAGGGAAG gcacgCAAGGAGCCGGAGGAGCCGCCTGCCCCCATCTACCTCAACATCCAGGAGCTGCGGGAAGAAGCCGCAGCCACCAGCTCGGCCCCGGAGGAGGCCGGCAGCTCCGTGTCGGATTGGGAAACCCACACGGATACGGACAGTggacatttgttttattataacCCGGTGACGGGCGAGACCACGTGGGATTGTCCCTTTGGGCAGGCAGAAGATGGAGTGAGTCCTGTCGCCTCTCCCGCCTCCTCGCTTGCCCACAGCCCGGAGTTTCCCGAGTGGGAACAGTACATGGACGAAGCCAGCGGACAGGCTTTTTTCTATAATTCGGTAACAGGTGAGACGTCGTGGGACCCTCCCCACACGGGAGACGGAGGCAGCTCCCAGGATATGTACCCTGGGGTGACGCGGTACGGTCCCATGGAGCAGAGG CCTCCCACTCCAGAAACGGACTATCCCGACCTGTCTCCAGATGAGCTGGAGGGTTATCCTGAGGAGGACTACTCACCCGTGGGCTCCTATGATCAGGGGGCCGCTCTCTGTCTGTCCCCGAGGCGCCCCGAGGAGCTGGGCTCGCCCCCGGGCTGGTACGGGCACAGCCACCCCGAGGGAGCCGTGTTCTGCCCCGAGCACTTCACTTCTGACACG gtgCCGGCGGGTGGCCGCCATGACCGGGCCAGCAGTGGCTCCAGCCAGGACAGTGGGCTCTTTGCCTGGCACGCCACAGTGCCGCCGGTGCTGGGGCTCAAGGAGGAGAAG TTTAAAAGCCTCGAAAAAGCCGGGGTGCTCAACCGGACCAAGACAGTGGACAGAGGGAAGCGGCTCCG gaaGAACTGGAGCTCCTCCTGGACGGTGCTGGAGGGGGGGATCCTCACCTTCTTCAAGGACTCCAAGCACTCGGCTGCTGGTGCCTTG CggcaccccagcaccctgacCACCCCCGAGCACACGGTGGAGCTGCGTGGGGCCACCCTCGCCTGGGCCGGCAAGGACAAGTCCAGCAAGAAGCACGTCCTGGAG CTGAAGACACGGGAGGGCTCAGAATTCCTCATCCAGCACGACTCGGAGCAGATCATCACCGCCTGGCAGAAGGCGATCGCTGACAGCATCGGCAGGCTG GGCACCGGCCTCCCCGACGAGGAGGATGCCGAAAGCGGGGCTGAATTCGGCTCCCGGGAGAAGCTGGGGGGAAGCGAGGAGAAGAGGGCAG CAGCCGGGCAGGCGATGGGCAGTGCCAGCGGCGAGAGCGACTCCAGCAAAGTCCGGAACAAACTCCGCAagttcctgcagaggcggcCGACGCTGCAGTCCCTGCGCGAGAGGGGCTACATCAAAG ATCAGGTTTTCGGCTGCTCCCTGCAAGCGCTGTGCGAGCGGGAGCGGGGGACGGTGCCCCGCTTTGTCCTGCAGTGCATCCAGACCGTGGAGAGGAGAG GTCTGGACATCGATGGGCTGTACCGGGTCAGCGGCAACCTGGCCACCATCCAGAAACTGCGCTACAAAGTGGAGCACG ACGAGCACCTGGACCTGGATGATGGGCGCTGGGAGGACATCCACGTTGTCACCGGGGCGCTGAAGCTCTTCTTCCGGGAGCTGCCGGAGCCACTCGTCCCCTTCAGTCACTTCGACAAGTTCATCGCTGCCATCA AGATGCAGGACCCGACCAGGCGGGGCCGGTGCGTCCGTGACCTGGTGTtctccctcccgcccgcccaCCACGACACCATGAAGGTCCTCTTCCACCACCTCTGCAG GGTTATCGAGTACAAGGAGGAGAACCGCATGTCGGTGCAGAGCATCGCCATCGTCTTCGGCCCCACGTTGCTGCGGCCGGCGAGCGAGGAGGGGAACATGGCCATGCACATGGTCTTCCAGAACCAGGTGGTGGAGCACATCCTCAACCAGTACAGCTACATCTTCCCCGACGGCTAA
- the GRN gene encoding LOW QUALITY PROTEIN: progranulin (The sequence of the model RefSeq protein was modified relative to this genomic sequence to represent the inferred CDS: deleted 2 bases in 2 codons), with protein MGAGAGGLLPTGAPSAMRTVLLLWLVLARACAWLRCPDGQPCPATPVLPASSAAACQDGSPCPTSASCPLPEGVPCAGGRHCCPRGSRCSADGKSCITSPAPRAVPCPDGQSECPDDATCCMTASGTWGCCPMPQASCCADKVHCCPHTTICDLAHGRCLSPTGDGDIPLGTAFPAWKRQPPAPAALHEVLCPDGRSACPDGATCCQLPSAQYGCCPLQNAVCCSDGQHCCPQGTVCDLERSTCTSERSLASLPKARDVKCDMETSCPDGNTCCQLSSGAWGCCPLEEAVCCPDHVHCCPQGYTCDPVAGSCLQEGGGRLPWVQKTPALAREKDVRCDEKTSCPDGNTCCQLSLGTWGCCPLEQAVCCPDHVHCCPQGYTCDPVAGSCLQGGGGRLPWVRKTPALAREKDVRCDEKTSCPDGNTCCQLSSGAWGCCPLEEAVCCPDHVHCCPQGYTCDPVAGSCLQEGGGRLPWVRKTPAREKDVQCDKETSCPDGNTCCQLSLGTWGCCPLEQAVCCGDHQHCCPRGYTCNLATQSCEKLLAPTPLLRAPTSSLWLPAPPRRAPILPPALLRATGTEPGAPVPCDAARSCRSGQQCCRSRGGSWGCCPFSQGSCCSDGRHCCPGGSRCTGGGWGCSPQRWDLPAPRRVLL; from the exons ATGGGAGCGGGAGCGG ggggtctgctGCCCACAGGTGCCCCCAGTGCCATGAGGACCgtcctgctgctgtggctggtcCTGGCCAGAGCCTGCGCCTGGCTGCGATGCCCCGATGGGCAGCCGTGCCCCGCCACCCCG gtcctgcctgccagcagcgCGGCAGCGTGCCAGGACGGCTCACCCTGCCCCACCAGTGCCAGCTGCCCGCTGCCAGAG ggagTCCCCTGCGCCGGTGGCCGCCACTGCTGTCCCCGAGGGTCCCGCTGCAGTGCCGACGGCAAATCCTGCATCACGTCCCcag CCCCTCGTGCTGTCCCTTGTCCCGACGGACAGTCCGAGTGTCCCGATGATGCCACCTGCTGCATGACGGCGAGCGGCACCTGGGGGTGCTGCCCCATGCCCCAG GCCTCGTGCTGTGCCGACAAGGTGCACTGCTGTCCCCACACCACCATCTGTGACCTGGCCCACGGGCGCTGCCTGTCACCCACTGGTGACGGTGACATCCCCCTGGGCACCGCCTTCCCCGCCTGGAAGCGCCAGCCTCCGGCACCAG CCGCGTTGCACGAGGTGCTGTGCCCCGACGGCCGCTCGGCATGTCCCGACGGTGCTacctgctgccagctgccctcGGCGCAGTATGGCTGCTGTCCCCTGCAAAAC GCGGTGTGCTGCAGTGAtgggcagcactgctgcccGCAAGGCACTGTCTGCGACCTGGAGCGCTCCACCTGCACGTCAGAACGGTCCCTGGCATCCCTGCCCAAAG CTCGTGATGTGAAGTGTGACATGGAGACGAGCTGCCCCGACGGGAACACGTGCTGCCAGCTCAGCTCGGGGGCCTGGGGGTGCTGCCCGCTGGAGGAG gccgtCTGCTGCCCCGACCACGTGCACTGCTGCCCCCAGGGCTACACCTGCGACCCAGTagcgggcagctgcctgcaggagggggggggccgCTTGCCCTGGGTGCAGAAGACCCCGGCGCTGGCCCGAGAGAAGGACGTGCGGTGTGACGAGAAGACGAGCTGCCCCGACGGGAACACGTGCTGCCAGCTCAGCTTGGGCACCTGGGGGTGCTGcccgctggagcag GCCGTCTGCTGCCCCGACCACGTGCACTGCTGCCCCCAGGGCTACACCTGCGACCCAGTagcgggcagctgcctgcagggc ggggggggccgcTTGCCCTGGGTGCGGAAGACCCCGGCGCTGGCCCGAGAGAAGGACGTGCGGTGTGACGAGAAGACGAGCTGCCCCGACGGGAACACATGCTGCCAGCTCAGCTCGGGGGCCTGGGGGTGCTGCCCGCTGGAGGAG gccgtCTGCTGCCCCGACCACGTGCACTGCTGCCCCCAGGGCTACACCTGCGACCCAGTagcgggcagctgcctgcaggag ggggggggccgctTGCCCTGGGTGCGGAAGACCCCGGCCCGAGAGAAGGACGTGCAGTGTGACAAGGAGACGAGCTGCCCCGACGGGAACACGTGCTGCCAGCTCAGCTTGGGCACCTGGGGGTGCTGcccgctggagcag GCTGTCTGCTGCGGGGaccaccagcactgctgccccCGGGGCTACACCTGCAACTTGGCCACCCAGAgctgcgagaagctgctggcaCCCACCCCGCTGCTGCGAGCACCCACGTCCTCGCTCTGGCTACCCGCACCCCCCCGCCGGGCACCCAtcctcccaccagccctgctgcgAGCCACCGGCACCGAGCCCGGTGCCCCGGTGCCCTGCGATGCTGCCCGCTCCTGCCGCAGCGGGCAGCAGTGCTGCCGGAGCCGGGGGGGCTCCTGGGGGTGCTGTCCCTTCAGCCAG GGCTCCTGCTGCTCTGATGGCCGTCACTGCTGCCCCGGGGGGTCCCGCTGcactggggggggttgggggtgcAGCCCCCAGCGCTGGGACCTGCCCGCGCCCCGCAGGGTGCTGCTCTGA
- the ARHGAP27 gene encoding rho GTPase-activating protein 27 isoform X1, which produces MEAAVPAEEALVLVEYGFEYRAKDGTLVSIKPNERYVLLKRTNHHWWHVKRSGDTRPFYIPAQYVKELPPIAAPAPLDPPSPPGHAGTDPATLTPRQPPAYEYRFVGAAEMEEPAGGCSVPRRDSVPRRDSPPVLSSFRVSPGLSPHPTEPVRPSHSLDDLARVTLAPRGATSMGSRGHPPGHTRPLGKSRSETLYAPGKDKDTARGWPGSGHAAQARKEPEEPPAPIYLNIQELREEAAATSSAPEEAGSSVSDWETHTDTDSGHLFYYNPVTGETTWDCPFGQAEDGVSPVASPASSLAHSPEFPEWEQYMDEASGQAFFYNSVTGETSWDPPHTGDGGSSQDMYPGVTRYGPMEQRPPTPETDYPDLSPDELEGYPEEDYSPVGSYDQGAALCLSPRRPEELGSPPGWYGHSHPEGAVFCPEHFTSDTVPAGGRHDRASSGSSQDSGLFAWHATVPPVLGLKEEKFKSLEKAGVLNRTKTVDRGKRLRKNWSSSWTVLEGGILTFFKDSKHSAAGALRHPSTLTTPEHTVELRGATLAWAGKDKSSKKHVLELKTREGSEFLIQHDSEQIITAWQKAIADSIGRLGTGLPDEEDAESGAEFGSREKLGGSEEKRAAAGQAMGSASGESDSSKVRNKLRKFLQRRPTLQSLRERGYIKDQVFGCSLQALCERERGTVPRFVLQCIQTVERRGLDIDGLYRVSGNLATIQKLRYKVEHDEHLDLDDGRWEDIHVVTGALKLFFRELPEPLVPFSHFDKFIAAIKMQDPTRRGRCVRDLVFSLPPAHHDTMKVLFHHLCRVIEYKEENRMSVQSIAIVFGPTLLRPASEEGNMAMHMVFQNQVVEHILNQYSYIFPDG; this is translated from the exons ATGGAGGCGGCAGTGCCGGCGGAGGAGGCATTGGTGCTGGTGGAATACGGCTTCGAGTACCGAGCCAAGGACGGGACCTTGGTCTCCATCAAGCCTAACGAGCGCTACGTCCTGCTGAAACGAACCAACCACCACTGGTGGCACGTCAAGAGGAGCGGGGACACCCGGCCCTTCTACATCCCTGCCCAGTATGTGAAGGAGCTGCCCCCCATtgctgccccggccccgctcgaCCCCCCGTCGCCGCCGGGGCACGCCGGGACGGATCCAGCCACGCTCACCCCCCGGCAGCCACCAGCCTACGAGTATCGGTTCGTCGGCGCCGCCGAGATGGAGGAGCCGGCCGGAGGATGCTCGGTGCCCAGGAGGGACTCGGTGCCCAGGAGGGACTCGCCGCCGGTGCTCAGCTCTTTTCGGGTCTccccggggctgagcccccaCCCCACCGAGCCCGTTCGACCCTCACACTCCCTGGACGACCTGGCACGGGTGACGCTGGCACCGCGCGGTGCCACCTCCATGGGGTCGCGTGGGCACCCCCCGGGACACACTCGCCCGCTCGGCAAGAGCCGCTCCGAGACCCTCTACGCCCCCGGCAAGGACAAGGACACGGCCAGGGGGTGGCCGGGGTCTGGCCACGCAGCTCAG gcacgCAAGGAGCCGGAGGAGCCGCCTGCCCCCATCTACCTCAACATCCAGGAGCTGCGGGAAGAAGCCGCAGCCACCAGCTCGGCCCCGGAGGAGGCCGGCAGCTCCGTGTCGGATTGGGAAACCCACACGGATACGGACAGTggacatttgttttattataacCCGGTGACGGGCGAGACCACGTGGGATTGTCCCTTTGGGCAGGCAGAAGATGGAGTGAGTCCTGTCGCCTCTCCCGCCTCCTCGCTTGCCCACAGCCCGGAGTTTCCCGAGTGGGAACAGTACATGGACGAAGCCAGCGGACAGGCTTTTTTCTATAATTCGGTAACAGGTGAGACGTCGTGGGACCCTCCCCACACGGGAGACGGAGGCAGCTCCCAGGATATGTACCCTGGGGTGACGCGGTACGGTCCCATGGAGCAGAGG CCTCCCACTCCAGAAACGGACTATCCCGACCTGTCTCCAGATGAGCTGGAGGGTTATCCTGAGGAGGACTACTCACCCGTGGGCTCCTATGATCAGGGGGCCGCTCTCTGTCTGTCCCCGAGGCGCCCCGAGGAGCTGGGCTCGCCCCCGGGCTGGTACGGGCACAGCCACCCCGAGGGAGCCGTGTTCTGCCCCGAGCACTTCACTTCTGACACG gtgCCGGCGGGTGGCCGCCATGACCGGGCCAGCAGTGGCTCCAGCCAGGACAGTGGGCTCTTTGCCTGGCACGCCACAGTGCCGCCGGTGCTGGGGCTCAAGGAGGAGAAG TTTAAAAGCCTCGAAAAAGCCGGGGTGCTCAACCGGACCAAGACAGTGGACAGAGGGAAGCGGCTCCG gaaGAACTGGAGCTCCTCCTGGACGGTGCTGGAGGGGGGGATCCTCACCTTCTTCAAGGACTCCAAGCACTCGGCTGCTGGTGCCTTG CggcaccccagcaccctgacCACCCCCGAGCACACGGTGGAGCTGCGTGGGGCCACCCTCGCCTGGGCCGGCAAGGACAAGTCCAGCAAGAAGCACGTCCTGGAG CTGAAGACACGGGAGGGCTCAGAATTCCTCATCCAGCACGACTCGGAGCAGATCATCACCGCCTGGCAGAAGGCGATCGCTGACAGCATCGGCAGGCTG GGCACCGGCCTCCCCGACGAGGAGGATGCCGAAAGCGGGGCTGAATTCGGCTCCCGGGAGAAGCTGGGGGGAAGCGAGGAGAAGAGGGCAG CAGCCGGGCAGGCGATGGGCAGTGCCAGCGGCGAGAGCGACTCCAGCAAAGTCCGGAACAAACTCCGCAagttcctgcagaggcggcCGACGCTGCAGTCCCTGCGCGAGAGGGGCTACATCAAAG ATCAGGTTTTCGGCTGCTCCCTGCAAGCGCTGTGCGAGCGGGAGCGGGGGACGGTGCCCCGCTTTGTCCTGCAGTGCATCCAGACCGTGGAGAGGAGAG GTCTGGACATCGATGGGCTGTACCGGGTCAGCGGCAACCTGGCCACCATCCAGAAACTGCGCTACAAAGTGGAGCACG ACGAGCACCTGGACCTGGATGATGGGCGCTGGGAGGACATCCACGTTGTCACCGGGGCGCTGAAGCTCTTCTTCCGGGAGCTGCCGGAGCCACTCGTCCCCTTCAGTCACTTCGACAAGTTCATCGCTGCCATCA AGATGCAGGACCCGACCAGGCGGGGCCGGTGCGTCCGTGACCTGGTGTtctccctcccgcccgcccaCCACGACACCATGAAGGTCCTCTTCCACCACCTCTGCAG GGTTATCGAGTACAAGGAGGAGAACCGCATGTCGGTGCAGAGCATCGCCATCGTCTTCGGCCCCACGTTGCTGCGGCCGGCGAGCGAGGAGGGGAACATGGCCATGCACATGGTCTTCCAGAACCAGGTGGTGGAGCACATCCTCAACCAGTACAGCTACATCTTCCCCGACGGCTAA
- the TMEM98 gene encoding transmembrane protein 98, with protein sequence METVVIVAIGVLATIFLASFVALVVVCRQRYCHPKDLRHHYDTKPIVDLMGTAETPSEPSELELDDVVITNPHIEAILENEDWVEDASGLVSHCIAILKICHTLTEKLVAMTMGSGARVKSPASLGDIIVVAKRISPRVDDVVRSMYPPLDPKLLDARAAALLLSVSHLVLVTRSACRQPAARHWVERSLAAAEEHMAVLRQAAMATETDRPPATEAFRQEQSAI encoded by the exons ATGGAGACGGTCGTCATCGTGGCCATCGGGGTGCTGGCCACCATCTTCCTGGCGTCCTTCGTGGCGCTGGTGGTGGTCTGCCGGCAGCGGTACTGCCACCCCAAAGACCTCCGGCACCACTACGACACCAA ACCCATCGTGGACCTGATGGGGACCGCCGAGACACCCTCGGAGCCCTCGGAGCTGGAGCTGGACGATGTGGTCATCACCAACCCCCACATCGAGGCCATCCTGGAGAACGAGGACTGGGTCGAGGACGCCTc gggTCTGGTGTCCCACTGCATCGCCATCCTAAAG ATCTGCCACACGCTGACGGAGAAGCTGGTGGCCATGACCATGGGCTCGGGCGCTCGCGTGAAGTCCCCCGCCAGCCTGGGTGACATCATCGTGGTGGCCAAACGCATCAGCCCCAG GGTGGACGACGTGGTGAGATCCATGTACCCGCCGCTGGACCCCAAACTGCTGGATGCGAG GGCTGCGGCGCTGCTACTGTCGGTCAGCCACCTGGTGCTGGTGACCCGCAGCGCCTGCCGCCAGCCCGCTGCCCGCCACTGGGTCGAGCGGTCGCTGGCGGCCGCCGAGGAGCACATGGCGGTGCTGCGCCAGGCCGCCATGGCCACCGAGACCGACCGGCCACCGGCCACCGAAGCCTTCCGGCAGGAGCAGTCGGCCATCTGA